GTCTTCTACATATCTTTTGATGTTGAAATCAATTCCGTCAACTGTTTTTACTTCTTCGGGAACCAAAGTTTCAATAACCTGATTTACGTTCATAAAATCAATTACGGCAAAACCATATTCGGATAAACTTTCTTTAATTGCTTTTAAAGTGGTTAGATTATCATCGTCATTTTCGAAATAACCAAAACTAGTGAACAGATTGAAAATGGCATCAAATTTTTCCTCAAATGGTTCACGCATATCGTGAACTTTAAAATGCAGGGTTTCATTACTGTTTTTACTGGCTTCGGCAATGCTGTTTTCAGATAAATCAGCGCCTAAAACAGTAAAACCTAGTTGGTTTAAATAAATAGAATGACGTCCTTTTCCACAGGCTAAATCCAATACTTTTGCTTTTTCGGGCAAGTTTAGATAATGGGTAAGGTTATCCATAAAAATCTGAGCTTCTCTATAATTTCTGTCTTTATACAAAATATGATAATACGGAGTATCAAACCATGATGTAAACCAATTTTCGGTGTTACGGTCCTGATTCGGTGTTGATGGGTTAGGTGCTTCAGACATTTATTCTATTTCAATTAATTCAAAGTCCGGCAAATTTAGTGTATTTTTGCCGAAAAATAACTATTTCGTGACTATACCTGAATAATCAGAGATGTGTATGCGATCGGAGTTTTTTTTAAACAAAAATAAAGATGGAAGAAAATTTTAGAATGATTGCCAAATGTTTTTTTGGTTTTGAAGAAATATTAGAAAAAGAATTGCGTGATCTTGGTGCCCAGGAAATTGAAAAAGGGGTAAGAATGGTAAGTTTTAAGGGCGATAAAGGCTTTATGTACAAAGCCAATTTGTCACTTAGAACAGCGCTTAAAGTTTTAAAGCCAATTTATTCATTCAGAGCCAATAATGAGCAGGCATTATACAAAGGAATTTCGGGTATAAACTGGTCGAAATTACTGAATGCCGATCAGACTTT
The Flavobacterium flavigenum genome window above contains:
- a CDS encoding class I SAM-dependent methyltransferase; its protein translation is MSEAPNPSTPNQDRNTENWFTSWFDTPYYHILYKDRNYREAQIFMDNLTHYLNLPEKAKVLDLACGKGRHSIYLNQLGFTVLGADLSENSIAEASKNSNETLHFKVHDMREPFEEKFDAIFNLFTSFGYFENDDDNLTTLKAIKESLSEYGFAVIDFMNVNQVIETLVPEEVKTVDGIDFNIKRYVEDGHIFKEIDFEDQGKKYHFTEKVKALTLQNFQDLMEEAGIYLLDIFGDYKLKKFHKTESERLIMIFK